The Anopheles gambiae chromosome 2, idAnoGambNW_F1_1, whole genome shotgun sequence genomic sequence CGGAAAAGGGCCTAAGCGCTAAAGCTTCGTACGAAAAACGCTCGTACGCACCAAAACAGAACCAAAAATTGCTCAACCAAAAACCTAAAACACCGGCTCCGATAAGCGTGTTAAGTAGacgaatgaatgaatgcaGTGGTTCTGCCGAGCAGGTCCCAAGCATTATTGCGGAATCTTTGCAGCACTCATGTTCTTAAGGCACGCACTTTTACTATCGTTTAATGGGAGAAGCGTGTTTAGGAAATAGGAACACTTCCCAAACTAATGCTAAATGTATGAGGGTCACTAAAGCCGAAGTCGAGCAGTTAAGTGAGGGCTCAGGGTTCAGGGAACGACTAGCATCACTTAGCTTAGCACGTTTATTGGgcatatgtttgtgtgtttccctTGGCATTAATAGCGAAATGGAATTAGTTCTAATCAAATGTAAATATTGCCCTACGTACTGAAGCAAGAACAATGCGACCTTTGAGCGATTATTGATCGCAAAAGCCGTGATAGAGGAGAATAGAAACATCAAAGTTGAAATtacttttgattgtttttaaggAACGATTAAATTGGCTCCTTTAAATTTCAGTAACACAACTCTATCATAGCTCTATCATAGCTCTACGAATGCTACCGCTAACGCGAACCATTCGTGCCGCTGGACGCCACGTGTCCCATCCAAAGTTCGTAAAGGCTCCTAATTGACTCAATTGGCCGTGCTTTATGTGGTGCAGTTGTGTGCTGATGAAATCATATTGTCAAATGATAAACGATCGTGTACGGCGTACCCCGATTTctgtagaaaaaaagagagaacgaggAAGAGGCAACAGAGAGCAATGCATCATCAAAATGGCACAGTCAACGCTGTAAGATTTGCCGGCTCGGTTTCTCCCATCAATGCGCCAACTTCAATGATCGTGGACGGTAATGATTAGTATATCAAACATCCGGCCCAGCCTGTCCTTCTGAGCCGACGACATTGAAAAGTGCAACGGCCGGGACTGCCTGCTCTAATGATGCATCCTAATGAATACGGCCATGCGTGACAGACAGGGAAGTTTGCGGTATACAATTAGCGCCTCACTTTTGGCTCAATTCAAACCAGCTAGAGAGGATAGGAAATGGTAGTTGTATGTGAGAGTGATGATAAAAATGTTCCTATTGCTCTGTGCTGGTAATCTTAATTAGGTTCAAGAGTATAGCACACAACGGCcgcgtcagcagcagcatcatcatcatcaactctcaaacacacaccacacacccgTCTGGCGGGTCGGCATGTAGGTCATCTGTGTGTTCCGTTTATTGGCCCGGCAGGCAGCAGGCAGTGTTGTTTATCTTAACGCTGGTCCCATTGGCCAGTGGAATGATTATAACCCACAGGAACAAGCACGAACGTACCCCCGGCCCAAGTGTTATAAAGTGATGCAATTTTGTAGTTTAAACACCACCCACCACCCTAGGAGGAGCAGTCTGAGTCAGtcagtcggtcggtcggtcatCATACGCGAGAGTCACCTTCGGGTGGGCCGTGTGGGTGCGTGATGGAAATGGAATTGGCCAATCAAATGGGGGGGAGAGCACAATCATTATATGTAGCTCCAAATATTTTTAAAGGTAGAAATAGATCGTTTCCGATCCAACACTCCCAATCGTATGCGTTGCCTGCTCCTCGCTATAACACAATCATTTACGGCCGGTTGAAGAGACGAATGATTCTGTGGTAGCATTATAGAAGCATATGTATGTTTGTGCTACACCCACTCAGGCTGTCTGCGGCTGCACTCAATGGATCAAGACGAACGATCGCTAGCATCAATCAGACCATAAAAATGtggatctgttttttttttgttttaatgttgttCCACACCGTGGGCAGGAAACAATTGATTTGATACAGGGAGACACCCCGTCTTGACCTGAGAGGGCGTATAAATCTTTTCCAATCGGTGTTACTAACCTCCCCTATACGTACGTGACGACGTGATCGTGTCAAATAGATTGGTTTGGCAGCTCTCCGGTGGGTGTGTTTGTAGGAAGCTGAAAAAGAAGAGATTTATTTAGTAGCACAATCGTTTTTTAATCTTCAGAATAAGCCTAATTTTTCACAGATTTTGGAAAACATTGATTATGACACTACCATTATGCCACCGTCGGTATTAACGttctaaatttatttttcctttttttgtgtttctttctaCTGCAGCAGTCCCGGCGTACACCAGGATGCCACCATGGACAACTCATGTAAGTAGTGTTGATTTCAAAACCTTTGTCAAACCCACTTGATGACAGCTCGTTACGTTCGAATCAAAAAAGTTTGGAATGCACTGTGAACACCGTTTAAGTAGGCAGTGCATTTTTGCTAGCAGTACCACACTGCTGTTTACTATGGAAAAAGTTGCTACACCGAACTCACGGATACTACCAGCATGGCAGGGGCCAAACGAAAATTGGACTGGATCTCTAGTGAATGCACGCCTTTGCGACAACGAGAAGATAAATCGAACCTCGCTTCAGACAATGTTAACCGACATCAACTGATTggtgtgtttctgtttgcaGTTTACAATGGTTTTGGATGCGACGGCATCTTCGTCCAGTGAAGCAATATTCACCCCCTTTCGTTCAATGTGTACTTGATTGGGTAGCACTGTAATGcgtaacgtttttttttctctctcgctcttcaTTCAACAGATGCGATGGGATTCCGTTCGCCCTCGATAAACGCCCTGACCGGTCACGGTTCGCCGGTTCAGGTGCGCTCGCTGCGCGACAACGAGGAGGAAATTTCCACCCTGCGCAAGGAAAACTTCAATCTGAAGCTACGCATTTACTTCCTCGAGCAGAAGGCGGGCATCTGCACCGACAATGACACGCCCGGCGGACTGGGTGTAACCTCATCGTCCGCGTCCAACACGTCGTGCGATGGGAACTATCTGAAACAGAACATCGATCTTAAGGTATGTTCGCGGGATGCCATTTTCCATGCATGAGTGATTGTTGTAACGCACCATTAACcttttcgggtttttttttttatttttcgcagGTCGAGGTAGAATCGTTACGGCAGGATCTGCAAAGCAAGCATGATCTGCTGTGCCAGGCCGTCAAGGCGATGGAAGTGCTGGAGGAAAGCCACAAGAAGGCGGAGGAACGGCACCGCGAGCTGGTGAACGATCTGAACCATCGCATCGAGAACCATCAGGCCGAGATTCGGTCGCTGGAGCTGATGGCGGgcgagctgcagaagcagcaccgTGAGCTGCAGCTGTCCACCAGCTTGCGGGGCGATCCggagctacagcagcagcaggagcagcacgCGGCcgaagagggaaaggagggcatgaCGACGCGGGACAATGTCGGCGAAAGCTTGCTCGACTTTCTGGACGcggtgcagcagcacagcgagCTGAGCGTGCAGGAGAAGCTGAAGGTGCTGGAGATGGAGAACGCCGTCCGGCAGTGCCAGGAGCGTAACGAGCAGCTCACCCGCCAGGTGGAACAGCTGCAGGCCATCATCGAGGAGAAGGCGAGCAAGATCAGCCAGCTGGAGATGGAGCTGGGCGAGCTGCGGTTCGAGAATGCGGAGCTGCGGGAGGAAAGCGAAAAGCCACAAAGCAACATTGAGGTAAGTCGTGGGGGTCGTCTGAGCTAATGGATTAATTGTTTATTCGTTTCTATACTTCGTTTTTCAATGGTTTGTTGCTTCATGAGTTTGAGTAGTTGGAATTGAAAGAACAATTTAAATAGAGCCTTTCTTACCAACACTTTTCCTAAGGAATCTGCCCGCATCGAACGTTCGTCAAGCTTCTTAGAGAGGCGAAAGGATCGCTCGATCAAGTTCTTGTTCGAACAAGAAGTGGCACAAACTTCAACCTCAATGCATTTAGTGCAGCTCGAACAGCACGATAGTAGCTGTGTTCGGTGTTTTACTGTCGAATCAGTTAGCTCAACAAACGGTCCAGCAGAAGGCCCCGGCGAAAGCGAGCTCAATCTGCCGGACGTTTGCCTTCCGTGTGACGAGCTGCAGAGCTACTGTCCTCCTCCCCGTCCTCCATCGGACGCAGGTAGGAGGACGAAGTTCACGAAATCTGGCACCGCTGCCGCCCCACTGCTCTGCCGTCGCGTCATTAACGAATGGGCAAATCAATACTTTATCATCGAACCACGGCTCGGGCAGGAAGGGGAAGCATCTTCCTGTTGGATGGAAACTGCTCACTCTACTCTGCCACACCAGTGGCCCCACATTGTACAGTGGTGTCTGCAGAAGCTGAACCTTTCCAGCAGTTTAGTTCGGTCGGAGCTGTGAAGCGATGCAATCAATTTCTATGCCTAAATTTAAAGTCTAAATTGGCAATTGGAATGCGATTTTCTGAATAGGATTTTGAAATATAAGACAATGTTTACCGAATTTGCACCATTTTCtaccatttttatcatttttttttgtctgttttttgtgtttcttccaCAGATTGATCGACTTAAGAAGCAAAACTTTGATATTCGGGCCGAGCTGGCGGAGAAGCTGTGCGTGCTCGACGACACCGAGACGAAGCTAAAGGAGAAAACGCTCGAGTGCACCAAGACCTGCAAAATGGTGGAAAAGTTGATCAAAACCATCACCGAGCAGGACAAGGAGCTGGAGAAGCTGAAGCGAAACTCGGTAAGAcacaagcgagcgagcgcgtgTGACGTTAATCCATTTATTTATTCCGTCATGTTCTATTTATGTTGATCTTTCcgttcatttccttccttttttgtgtttttgttttttttttttactacaaaATGACGggataaaaacatgaaaaaagccGATAGAAGCGAACGCCGGTGGTCGCGAGCCGCCGATCCGAAAGGTATTTTCTCTTTAAACGCTTTTGGACCGTTTTTTTCTAGCTCTGCAGCAGCACGCACCCATTAATTTTTATTGCGCTCGCACCAACAAAGAAGAAAGCGGGAAGGGACAGAACGTTCTTTAATATGTAGCTCTCTTTTGTACATTAATTGCATTGCATTTTTAAACAGTCGGCAAGCGTTCGCGGTGGAAAGCCTAGTCCAAATCCGGCTAGTCGCCGTTAAATCATCCCTCTCGTGGCATTCAagaggatgatgatggggcGTTTTAACACCGGTGTCCCGACGAGATTTACATATACATGCTCCTTCTTTTATTAACGATTTTAGCCAAACGTGCTGAAGTTGTTTGACAAAATGCGTTTAATATATTAATTGACTGTGAGTAATATTTATTAGAAGCAAACTTTGTGTGTCGGTGATGGAGCTGAATCCGGGCCTGGGCGCTTCCGGTGTAAATATTGGATCATGTGATAGTGATTTAacaacccacaaacacacacacacgtacacgatCACGCGTATGAAGCTTTGCACCATCCATATAAACAGCAGTGTGCTGTGcacgtgttttgtttaataaaaacaattttgtgtttcatttttcaccaACACTGCTTTCCCCATTCTAATTGACTTTTTTTCGTGACGATCCTTTTGCAGAACATTTCACTTCACTCCGAGCACGGCATGAACGGTGGTGCAACGGGCGCCCTGGCTGGTGTGGCCGCGCTGGCTGTGCCCGAAATCGTGGACCAGGACCGCAAACCGGTCAGCCAGGCCGAGTACGACGCGCTGGTGCAGCGGGcgaagctgctgcagcagaagAACGACACGCTGATCCACAAGCTGTGCGGCAACGGTGGGGCGGGCGACCATCGGAACGAtcgcaacatcatcatcaagcaGCTGAACGACGAGCTGATCAAGGCGCGCGAAGAGGCGGAAAAGGCCCAGAAGTGGCGCAAAGAGTACGCGGACCTGTGCGCGATCTCGACGCACCGGCTCGAGGAGCTGGCCGGCTTTCTCGATTCGCTGCTGCGGAACAAGGAGCTGATCGGGTCGCTGTCGACGGACAGCCGGAAGGCAATCCGCAACGCGGTCGATCGCAGCCTGGATTTGTCGCGCAGCCTCAACATGTCGATCTCGGTGACGGGGCTTTCGCTGATcggcaccaacaacaacagtctGGCGCAGCTGAGCTGCCTGTCGGGCTATCTGGATCAGTCGGCCGTCCTGGAGCATGGCGAGCACAGCAGTGCCGGCGACGATGTGGACGACGAGCACGATAAGGAAAACCGCGCGTCGAACGTGAAAGGACAGACCATTCAGACCGGCGGTCATGGTGCGCTGTTTGGGGGGCTGAACCAAACGAAGCAGATGATCGAAACGTTGCGCGCAGAGAACAAAGCATTGCGGGGCGAGCtgatggagcagcagcagctgcagcagcagcagcatcaacagcgaaCTCGGCGCCGCGAAAGCAAGGAGCGCAAGTCCGTCCCCATCGAGCCGATTTCCGACTCGGAAGCGTGGTCCGAACCGGATCGGGGCGTTTCGCTCGCACGCATCGGGCTCGAGGACAGCTCTTCGGCTTTGCTGCGGCAAAAGAACGGTCCAGCCGGCGGTCCGACGGCGTCACTAAGCTCGCCAACGTCGGGCGCTGCTGCGCTGGAACTGAGCTCCACCTCAGACAACGAACCCGGATTGTTGGCTGCTGCCGGTCTTTCCTCGCAGCGGAAAAGCGCAACCGTGGCTGAAATGAAACAGCTGCAGGAGACGGTCGCATCGCTCAGCAAAGAGCTGCAGGACAAGAACGGAACGCTGCTGACCGTACAGAGCCAGCTGGTCGATCTGGACAGTGAGCTGCAGCGGGAGCGAATCCGGGCCGCCAAAGCGCAAACGGAAGCGACCGAAACGCGCCAACTGTCCGAACGGTGGGAACGGGACGCCGCGGTGCACAGGGAACAGGCTGAACAGGCCGCCCAACGGCTGGCGGCGCTCGAGGGCGACATTCGGCAGCGCGATGCGCTGATCGAGAAGCTGCGCAAGGAGCGCGAACAGGCGGCGGTCGATCTGCGCGTGGCCATGATGAAGCTGGAAACGATGCAGTCCGAGTACggcgagctgcagcagcggcaccGGCGCGAACTGGACGCCATGCTGGcgaaggagcagcagcagctggaggaGCTGCGCCAGAGCCTCACCGAATCATTCCGCAACGAGCTGCAGCTGAAGCAGCAATCGTTCGACACGGCCCTGGCCCAGAACTACATCTCCAAAAACATCCACCAGGAGAAGGTGCGCGAGCTGAACGAGCTGCACTACCGGCTGGAGGATGCGCACAACGACCTGTCCGCGATGGCCGAGGCGGAGGAGCAGCTGCGCCGCCAGCTGGCCGACTGCGAGCGCAGCGCGGCGGCGATGAAGAAGAGCCTCGACGAGGCGACGCTGCAAGCGTCCAAGGCAGCGATCGAGCGGACGAAGGCGCTGAACGAGAAGCGCCAGCTCGAGACCGAGCTCGGCTTCGCGCACGACGAGCTGGAGCAGCTGAAGGTGGAGAAGAACGCACTGAACGAGCAGCTGCAGACCATCATTcggacgcagcagcagcagcagcatccacgCAGTCCACGTGGTTCCGGCGGCGGCAACCAATCAGCGTCCGGAACGGACGAAGAAATTACGCCCGGTGTACGGCGACAGCTCGAGAACTCATCGCCCGATCTCGGCATCGAGAGTGATCCCGGCCGGCTCTCGAACGTGGAGCTCAAGTTTGCGACCTCGCCGCAGCAGCGTCCCCTTCTCAAAACGCTGGAACTGACGAAATCCATGTCCAACTTGCTATTGAATCCGAACCAGGAAGGTAAGTGTTGTTTGTCGCCTATCTTCGACCCATTTCCGTTCCTCCGTCGTACCTCGCAGAAAACTAATTATTTTCGTCATTATTTTCGCTTCAGTCAAACCGGAGAGCAGTGGAGAATCGTCCAAGGGGGCGGCTGGCGGCGAACAGCAGGAAGGTGGTGGGGTCGATAAGACGACGGTGATCCATCACGACTGTGCCAAGATCGAGGTCGACTACAGGGATCTGATGCATCGGTACAACAAAACGCGCCACTATCTGGCCGTTGCGTACGACAAAATCAAATCCTCCAACAAGGTGAAGAAGCAGCTGGAGATTGAGGTGAAGCAGCAGATCCACAAGACGAACGTCGTGCTGAAGACGGTGCAGCGCAATCTGGATTCGGGCAACGATGGCGCTGGTGAGCATTGAGCTTTGAGTAGagaggcaggcaggcaggcaggcagggcCACAACAAACACCAAtgcaacggttttttttttttttgtaacaaacAGTGGGagtgttttcatttaattttgtatatatatgtgagtgtgtataatGTCAGAAAGAGAGCAATGAGTGCGCGAGgtgaaagcaaaaaaccaCAATGGTGTATACACTGACAACACATCAGAGTAGGCGGACTGAACACAGCCGGGAGAGGGAAAAAGCTCATTCCAGATTCCATTTCCGTTGCGATTCAGTCTAATCGGGTGTGTGTTAGACCGttgtatacatttttaaacCGCTGTGTAAAAGGGAACCCCCTCCAAGGACTGTTTAAAGGAAAGTGTTTGAATTTGCAGACAATTgtgtacatatatatatatgaggACAGAGGTGTGCGAGGTAAAAGGCTGTAGCGAGGGCGTGTGTGAAAGATCAGTTGAAaaataggaaagaaaaaaggatttaTTGCGGTTTAGGAGGAGCTTCGATTGTCAGAGAAttgcgtcagcagcagcagcagcaagagcgACGAGCGTGTTTGTAACGTACTGTAAAACGTGTTTGGGAGAATGTGAACCTGCTGGAATGTGAGACTAACTTATTTGCGTACTGTTATTTGataatgtgtgtatttgtgagGACGACGACATGATTGGTCCGATCTGTAAATCGAGACACGGTATTAGACAAAAAAGGAGGACAAGAAGGCGGAGGTGACAAAATAAATCCAATAATATTGTTTGATAATAGAAGCTGAGTACCTACCGTTGTTTGTTGTCAACGCCTACTGTCGGTAGAAGAATAATCTTGTACTGAAGGTACTGAACAGACTGAGCGATGTGCTTTTTGGAGCGAACCCACGACTCCCGATTCCGTCTCCGGCAAAATCCGAACCACTaattccgcccggagtcgttcggagtcttccggagtctttcagagtcgtccgaagtcacCCAGGCtggttcggagtcggagtagaccggagtcgtccggaatcgttctgagccgtctggagtcgcccggCATCGTTTgaagtcgtctagagtcggagtcgaccggaatcggagtcatTTGCAGTTGTTAGGCGGCGATCGGAATCGACAGGAGCCGTCCGGTACAATGTGCTTGTGACCAGGCATTacattttgttgtatttttttgtcttttactTTGTGCGTGAACTTCATTGTCTCGAAAGTCAACTCCGGCTGACTTCGGAAGTCTGCGActccaaccgattccggacgactccgaatgactccgacttcggacgactgcAGAAGCCTTCCGGACgtctctggacgacttcgaacTAACTCCTGAAGACTCCGGATAACTCCTACTcccaacgactccggataatgcagGGCGGATCTATCTTCTGGAGACGATTCCCAAAAAATCGAGATCGGAtcggagccgactccggatttttgtcaactttacccatcactagaacAGCTTTACGGCTAGTTCGGTGTCTTTTGCTTTACATAATTATCTGCAAATGAAAGAAGTGTGATATCCACGCATTATtcaacacacataaaaaaacgccaacaaacaacacagcTCGTGATTGATGATTGACATTCGTTGCTGTCTGTACTTAAGGATTTGCTTCCACATGTGCTGCTAACGTtctctcccttccctcccttcctaCATCGTTCTCATCTATCATCGTACATTCGTTTTACCGTGAATATTGAACTTGTTTCACACTACACCGCCCttggttttttgctgttttcgtTATTTAAATCACAAATCTTCGTTGAAATTCTATAAAATAGAGCATCCACCTGTACTGGGGCATGTATCATATTACGGACATAATATATATAGTGTGTGCATCTTTGGcggtcttttttgtgttttcttctgtGCAACCGTCCGCTCTTAGCATGTAAgttctgtgtgcatgtgtgtgtgtctgtgcgtgcgCCACAAGGATAAGATGCCAAAGCGGACCAACTATCGCAAAGCCTTAACACGGGTCCTCTCCACCCTCTCTCCCCGCTATCTCTACACCTAACATGACTTAAAACGAGCAAGCGCGCATTAACCGCGACCGCGACTAGTGTTagtggtttggtttggttttgtgtttgtttgtgcgtttGTTCGCCCTAAATTATCTCTCTTACCATCTTTTAATCGTGTTCGCCACGATAAACATCTGAAACAACGTCCGAGGCCAAGAAACGGCAAACTACTTGCTGTGCGAGAATACATTGCTACGAACAAATACGCTCTACTTACTGTCTTACTAATTGCTCGTTGTCCATAAAAGGGGGGTTGTTTGTTGTGGTGAAGCAGCAAAGCAACAGCTCGCAATCTAGGCTCTAGCAGAAGAGCTTGCAGTTTGCCTTCACGCGCTTTCTTACTCTAACGCCTAAAAGCTGTGACCTTCCCTTTTTAGTGCTCTCTTCCAGCGCATCATACATTTATACACATCTTACCAGGCATTTTATACTTTGTACGAAAGACTTATGTGGGGGTATATTGACCATGTTGCACGAGAACCTTTCATCCATCTGCCATCGACCACAAATCTTTATCGTAAAGCGaattttgtgtttgatttcgACTGCtaattctgctgctgctgctgctgctgctgctactactggtTACTGCTCGCGCTTCCCTGCGCATTGTTAAACTGATTGATGGCGACGATGTGCTTCTCCTCGTGGTACGTGCGCAGTATGTGTCCCAGCACCGACGACGTATCGTTATCGCTAAGCCACATGCTCATCGTGGAAGAGTTGTCCAGCATGGAGATCAGCGCTGCGCGGGAGATGAAGCAAAACCGATTTAAGCAAAGAGACAACTGCGGCCAGAGCGTTTTCTCTACTTACCGATAAACATTTTCGGGTTTCCTAGACTAATTTGTACTTGCGGTGAACCCATCAGGACACGCAGGATTGGCGATTCCGGCGGCAAGCCATCGCACAACCCCTGCACACTTTTGGTCCGGTTTCCTAGCAACCATTCACACTGGAAAAGGTGCAGAGAAAAAACAATATCAACATCACGCACATCGGTACAGCCTTTAGGACGGTCGGTACCCCGCTCCCCGGCCACACACTTACCGCTGccgtttgattgttttgtgtaGCTATTAGCGCTTCGCGTACGTTTTCCTCCTCGAAACCCATCTCGGCGATGGAGCTCACCAGCTCCGGCACAGGAACGACCGTTTTCTCCGAGTACAGGCGCACTATTTCCAGCAAGGCGGCCACGTTTTCACGCTTTATCTGTGGAAAGAGCGAAAGACCCCCATCGTGTCTTTCGTTAAAGAGGAACCGAtcgcacagcaaaacaacattGCATACCGTAAAAGGATCGCTCACATTCGCTGcctcgtcgttgtcgtcgcccGCCTCGAACGCCTCCTCTTCCTCGTCCAGCGAGTTCCCGACGGACGACGGTGTAGAGGCGGATCTACTATCACTGCCGGCGTTCGAACGTTTCCGTCCACGGTGAAGGCCGCCGCCAGTGGAGGGAGCACCGCTGGGCGATTCGTTAGCCGGCGAGTTTGCACCTTGAATTTGATTCATCGTTGCAGCGGACGAGCACGCAATTGCTGCGCTCTTATCACAGTTAAACAAGCGCGCCGTACTATCGTTCTGTATCAGCCAGTCCAGTGCCGCCGGGAACACATTCCTGTTGGGGGGGAGGTGTTGTGTGGTCAATTCGATTTTTTGTGGGATGACCCCAGGCCCCAGGCGGTTACTTACTTGGTAATTTGTAAGGCCTGATTGATTTTGTCCAGCGAAAATCCCATCTCGAGCAGCGTTTCGACCGAGCTGATCTGGTGCCGTTGCCGGTTGATGAGCCGCTGCTGGAACAGGGCGATCAGCTTCTCGGCACACGGTCCCGTCCCGTGCACGTAGGCGGACGCCCGGGACAGCGATATCATGATGCGCCGAAGGTCCTGTTGCAGCTGCAGCGAGGGAGTAAGAAACTTGTATCTCCATGGTGACGACCCGGTAGGCAGCCATCTACTTACGTCCGATTGCAGCATGCCTAGATTGAAGTTAACGGAAGCTTGATTTATGCGGGACAGCGGTATGTGGCGCGTTGCGGCCAATATTTCCGCCGGCGAAGGACCTTTCAGGCTTTCGTCGGCCGGCGTCGCATCGATGCGCTTCGCTACGAGCAGGAATTCCTctgaaatgaaagaaaaaacgcatcaaaacgGTTCTCTTCACGCTGCATATCCACAAGCCATTTACCTTCATCGTGCACGGCGTCACCGAGCAGATCGTCGTCGCGGAAGATGCGCCGATTGTGCGACCGTATCATCCGGTACCGATCGGCCAGCTCGTCCAGGTCGGACGAAAAGTGAGGCATCGTAAAGGCATTGCTGGCGAACTTTTCGAGCGCGTACATCTTCAGCTGCCGGCCGGAGAGGGTGCGGGCCACCTCCACATCGACCATGCCGCCCCGCGGGCTGATAATGCGCAGCGCAACGGACGGCGGTGCGGATGGGCCACCGCCTCCACCGTTCTCGTGCGTTTCCCTGCGGGATGATCTGCAAGAAGGGGGGGGCGCGGAAAGGGaagatgaaaattgaaaaattaaattgccGGTCCGGTCCAGAATTTGGAACCCAAATTTGGATCGATTGCACCACACACAACGCTGTAAGGATGCTGAATGCTTTTGGCTACCGTCCCTAAACATGAATATCCCAATTTATTGCTCaacccctctctctctccctctctctccctctctcttgcTATGCCTACACATAACAGTCCAATTTCCAGATGGTGGTTTGGGGATACGATGAATATTTAAACATCTTCACTGACCTATCGTCCACTGGCGAGGCGAACGAACGCGCGCTGACTCACACTGTGTGGTTCACCCGAAAACCGAACCGAGGAAAAAGACAGCGAAGAAACGGGGATCCAATCAATAAACAAACCACTTACCTGCTCTTTTTACCGAACCACCATCGGAATATCTTATCCATTACCGCGTATTTTTAACCCGCCACCTTCGCTGCCCACTTACCTCGAGCGCCATGTTCCGCTGGTTGACGGCGACGGTTGCTGCGATAGGTGATGGTGATGCGGCCCCTTCGACGTACGTTGCCCGTGGCGATGCTTGTGGCCGTGGTGACGTGATGGGGTGACAGTAGCGGAAGCAGCTCCAGCAACTGCTGCCACCGGCTGGTGCACGGGCGAAACGTTCGTACCGGGTGTCGTCGTGCCGGACGACGACGGTTCCGGACCGGTGGTGCTGGACGAGGCCGAGCTGCAGCTGGACGTGCCGTCGCCGAGACCGCGTGGTTGCGTCGCGGACTTGCGCGACTGCTGCCAGCGGGCACGCCGTTCGGCAAACTTTTCACGCATCCAGGGTATCATTCTGCACCGACACTGGGTGGCCGTACCGTTGCCCCGGGATGGCACCCCGACGATCAATACTGGCAATctggcactgctgctgctgctgctacggctCCTGGCTGGGGATCTAGGTCAAGCGCCA encodes the following:
- the LOC1273526 gene encoding centrosomin isoform X6; its protein translation is MSTGAPKLSTSLDESQLSQVKECLASFAEQTPGVHQDATMDNSYAMGFRSPSINALTGHGSPVQVRSLRDNEEEISTLRKENFNLKLRIYFLEQKAGICTDNDTPGGLGVTSSSASNTSCDGNYLKQNIDLKVEVESLRQDLQSKHDLLCQAVKAMEVLEESHKKAEERHRELVNDLNHRIENHQAEIRSLELMAGELQKQHRELQLSTSLRGDPELQQQQEQHAAEEGKEGMTTRDNVGESLLDFLDAVQQHSELSVQEKLKVLEMENAVRQCQERNEQLTRQVEQLQAIIEEKASKISQLEMELGELRFENAELREESEKPQSNIEIDRLKKQNFDIRAELAEKLCVLDDTETKLKEKTLECTKTCKMVEKLIKTITEQDKELEKLKRNSNISLHSEHGMNGGATGALAGVAALAVPEIVDQDRKPVSQAEYDALVQRAKLLQQKNDTLIHKLCGNGGAGDHRNDRNIIIKQLNDELIKAREEAEKAQKWRKEYADLCAISTHRLEELAGFLDSLLRNKELIGSLSTDSRKAIRNAVDRSLDLSRSLNMSISVTGLSLIGTNNNSLAQLSCLSGYLDQSAVLEHGEHSSAGDDVDDEHDKENRASNVKGQTIQTGGHGALFGGLNQTKQMIETLRAENKALRGELMEQQQLQQQQHQQRTRRRESKERKSVPIEPISDSEAWSEPDRGVSLARIGLEDSSSALLRQKNGPAGGPTASLSSPTSGAAALELSSTSDNEPGLLAAAGLSSQRKSATVAEMKQLQETVASLSKELQDKNGTLLTVQSQLVDLDSELQRERIRAAKAQTEATETRQLSERWERDAAVHREQAEQAAQRLAALEGDIRQRDALIEKLRKEREQAAVDLRVAMMKLETMQSEYGELQQRHRRELDAMLAKEQQQLEELRQSLTESFRNELQLKQQSFDTALAQNYISKNIHQEKVRELNELHYRLEDAHNDLSAMAEAEEQLRRQLADCERSAAAMKKSLDEATLQASKAAIERTKALNEKRQLETELGFAHDELEQLKVEKNALNEQLQTIIRTQQQQQHPRSPRGSGGGNQSASGTDEEITPGVRRQLENSSPDLGIESDPGRLSNVELKFATSPQQRPLLKTLELTKSMSNLLLNPNQEVKPESSGESSKGAAGGEQQEGGGVDKTTVIHHDCAKIEVDYRDLMHRYNKTRHYLAVAYDKIKSSNKVKKQLEIEVKQQIHKTNVVLKTVQRNLDSGNDGAGEH